A single genomic interval of Peribacillus sp. FSL H8-0477 harbors:
- the sdhA gene encoding succinate dehydrogenase flavoprotein subunit has translation MSKGKIIIVGGGLAGLMAAIKAAEEGQQVELFSLVPVKRSHSVCAQGGINGAVNTKGEGDSPYIHFDDTIYGGDFLANQPPVKAMCEAAPSIIHMFDRMGVMFSRTPEGLLDFRRFGGTQYSRTAFAGATTGQQLLYALDEQVRRYEVAGLITKYEGWEFLGAIIDEEQICRGIVAQNLTSMETQSFAGDAVIMASGGPGIIFGKSTNSIINTGSAASIVYQQGATYANGEFIQIHPTALPGDDKLRLMSESARGEGGRIWTYKDGKPWYFLEEKYPAYGNLVPRDIATREIFDVCMNEKLGINGENMVYLDLSHKDPKELDIKLGGIIEIYEKFMGEDPRKVPMKIFPAVHYSMGGLWVDYDQMTNIQGLFAAGECDYSQHGGNRLGANSLLSAIYGGSVAGPNAVKYIQGLEKGADSVSPSVFTDAVKEQQEKWNNIMSLNGTENAYVLHKELGEMMTQHVTVVRYNDKLKETDERIQEMLQRYENININDTAKWSNQGATFTRQLKNMMQLARVITIGALNRDESRGAHYKPDFPERNDEEFMKTTMANFTGPKTAPAFHYEDIDVSLIEPRKRDYTTKH, from the coding sequence GTGAGTAAAGGTAAAATCATTATCGTAGGCGGCGGATTAGCAGGACTTATGGCTGCGATTAAAGCAGCTGAAGAAGGCCAGCAGGTAGAGTTGTTTTCACTAGTTCCTGTTAAGCGTTCCCACTCAGTTTGTGCCCAGGGCGGAATTAATGGCGCAGTAAATACAAAGGGTGAAGGGGATTCCCCATATATTCACTTTGATGATACGATCTATGGTGGAGATTTCTTGGCTAACCAACCACCGGTAAAAGCAATGTGTGAAGCGGCACCATCAATTATTCATATGTTTGATCGTATGGGTGTTATGTTCAGCCGTACTCCAGAAGGTTTATTGGATTTCCGCCGTTTTGGGGGAACACAGTATAGTCGGACAGCCTTTGCCGGTGCTACTACAGGCCAGCAGCTTCTGTATGCCTTAGACGAGCAAGTTCGCCGCTATGAAGTGGCTGGACTAATCACTAAATATGAAGGCTGGGAATTCCTTGGAGCTATTATAGATGAGGAACAAATTTGCCGCGGAATCGTTGCGCAAAACTTAACCAGTATGGAGACTCAATCCTTTGCTGGTGATGCCGTCATCATGGCATCCGGCGGACCTGGAATTATTTTCGGAAAATCAACAAACTCTATTATTAACACAGGTTCAGCGGCTTCAATTGTTTATCAACAAGGAGCTACTTATGCTAATGGAGAATTTATTCAAATCCATCCAACGGCATTGCCAGGTGATGATAAACTGCGTCTTATGAGTGAATCAGCTCGTGGTGAGGGCGGACGGATCTGGACATATAAAGACGGTAAACCATGGTACTTCCTTGAGGAAAAATACCCTGCGTATGGAAACCTAGTACCACGTGACATTGCAACACGTGAAATCTTTGACGTATGTATGAACGAGAAGCTTGGTATTAATGGAGAAAACATGGTATATCTTGATCTTTCACACAAAGATCCGAAAGAGTTGGATATTAAACTTGGTGGAATTATAGAAATCTATGAAAAATTCATGGGTGAGGATCCACGTAAAGTTCCAATGAAAATTTTCCCAGCTGTTCACTATTCAATGGGTGGATTATGGGTAGATTATGATCAAATGACGAACATCCAAGGTTTATTTGCAGCAGGGGAATGTGATTATTCACAGCATGGCGGAAACCGTCTAGGAGCGAACTCACTATTATCTGCTATTTATGGCGGCAGTGTGGCAGGTCCAAATGCAGTTAAATATATCCAAGGCCTTGAAAAAGGTGCTGATTCCGTTTCACCTTCAGTGTTTACGGATGCGGTTAAAGAACAACAGGAAAAATGGAATAACATCATGTCCTTAAATGGAACAGAAAATGCATATGTCCTTCATAAAGAACTAGGGGAAATGATGACACAGCATGTAACTGTTGTCCGTTACAACGATAAGCTTAAGGAAACAGATGAAAGAATTCAGGAGATGTTACAACGTTACGAAAATATCAATATCAATGATACGGCAAAATGGAGCAATCAAGGGGCAACCTTCACAAGACAATTGAAAAACATGATGCAGCTGGCACGTGTTATAACAATTGGTGCTTTAAATCGTGATGAAAGCCGTGGAGCACATTATAAACCTGACTTCCCAGAACGTAATGATGAAGAGTTTATGAAAACAACCATGGCTAACTTCACTGGTCCAAAAACAGCCCCTGCCTTCCATTATGAAGATATTGATGTATCGCTAATCGAACCACGGAAACGTGACTATACAACAAAACATTAA
- a CDS encoding succinate dehydrogenase cytochrome b558 subunit, with the protein MAKNREFGNRRLHSLLGVIPVGLFLLEHLIVNYMATKGPEAFNAGAHFMESLPFRIFLEVFIIFLPLIYHAVYGIYIAFTAKNNAGRYGFFRNWMFVLQRVTGIVTLIFIVWHVWSTRIQAALGTEVNFDMMATILSSPFMIAFYVVGILSTTFHFANGLWSFAVSWGLTVSPKSQQISTYVTLVVFVLLSYVGVRAIFAFV; encoded by the coding sequence TTGGCAAAAAATCGTGAGTTTGGAAACCGCAGACTGCACTCGCTTCTTGGAGTTATTCCAGTCGGCCTATTTTTGTTGGAGCATCTGATTGTCAATTATATGGCAACAAAAGGTCCGGAAGCTTTCAATGCAGGAGCGCATTTTATGGAAAGTCTGCCATTCAGAATTTTTCTTGAGGTATTTATCATTTTCTTACCATTGATTTATCATGCTGTTTATGGCATTTATATTGCGTTTACGGCTAAAAACAATGCGGGAAGATATGGATTTTTCCGTAATTGGATGTTCGTATTACAGCGTGTTACCGGGATTGTTACGTTAATTTTCATCGTTTGGCATGTATGGTCAACGAGAATTCAGGCAGCACTTGGTACAGAAGTAAACTTTGATATGATGGCAACTATTTTGTCTAGTCCATTTATGATTGCTTTCTATGTTGTTGGTATTCTATCAACTACATTCCACTTCGCTAATGGTTTATGGTCGTTTGCCGTAAGCTGGGGGCTTACTGTTTCACCAAAATCACAACAGATTTCTACATATGTTACGTTGGTCGTATTTGTCCTTCTGTCCTATGTAGGTGTTAGAGCAATTTTTGCTTTTGTATGA
- a CDS encoding YslB family protein: MKKENQTLLDSKDDGELSIPVFGHELIREILLKDLLGPNSRQVLYWAGKRMARKFPLGSMEEIIEFFNSAGWGNLESVKSIKNEYSLMLSGEMVERRFSIDSDCHFQLEAGFLAEQISLQKGFNAEALEEPKRRAARVSFLVKLDLKDPIQ, translated from the coding sequence TTGAAAAAAGAAAATCAAACACTACTTGATTCCAAGGATGATGGTGAATTATCAATCCCCGTCTTTGGCCATGAACTCATAAGAGAAATATTATTAAAAGATCTTCTAGGACCGAACTCTCGCCAGGTGCTCTATTGGGCAGGAAAGCGTATGGCTCGTAAATTCCCACTTGGAAGCATGGAAGAAATTATTGAGTTTTTCAACAGTGCTGGATGGGGAAACTTAGAATCTGTAAAATCCATTAAAAATGAATATTCACTAATGCTGTCAGGTGAAATGGTCGAACGCCGTTTTTCCATAGACAGCGACTGTCACTTTCAACTAGAAGCAGGATTTCTTGCCGAACAGATCAGCTTACAAAAAGGATTTAATGCGGAAGCTCTTGAGGAACCAAAACGAAGAGCCGCCAGAGTTTCTTTCTTAGTTAAGTTGGATTTAAAAGATCCAATTCAATAA
- a CDS encoding aspartate kinase, translating into MGLIVQKFGGTSVGSIEKIKNVADRVIEEAANGNDVVVVVSAMGKTTDELVSMSYDITERPSKREMDMLLTTGEQVTIAFLTMALIEKGQEAISLTGWQAGIKCEAVYGNARILDIDTEKVQNSLNEGKVVVVAGFQGLAEDGGITTLGRGGSDTTAVALAAALKADRCDIYTDVTGVFTTDPRYVKNARKLYSISYDEMLELANLGAGVLHPRAVEFAKNHHIPLEVRSSTAQEKGTLIEEEATMEQNLIVRGIAFEDRITRVTIYGLAGSLGTLSTIFTTLAKNQINVDIIIQSMTEHDMNNLSFSIKSEDVSNLLEVLEANKEMMPFQRVETETNLAKVSIVGSGMISNPGVAAEMFEVLAEAKIQIKMVSTSEIKVSTVINEKEMVTAVEALHEAFNLDERKPVEVL; encoded by the coding sequence ATGGGTTTGATTGTTCAAAAATTCGGCGGGACTTCAGTAGGAAGTATAGAAAAAATCAAAAATGTTGCGGATCGAGTAATTGAAGAGGCTGCAAATGGTAATGACGTAGTCGTCGTTGTGTCAGCCATGGGGAAAACGACTGATGAGCTCGTTTCCATGTCATACGATATAACCGAACGACCATCGAAGCGGGAAATGGATATGTTACTCACTACAGGAGAGCAAGTAACCATTGCCTTTCTTACAATGGCGTTGATAGAAAAAGGACAGGAAGCGATTTCGTTAACAGGTTGGCAGGCAGGGATAAAATGTGAAGCGGTGTATGGAAATGCACGGATTTTAGATATAGATACAGAAAAAGTACAGAATAGTTTGAATGAGGGGAAAGTTGTCGTTGTTGCTGGATTCCAAGGATTGGCAGAAGATGGTGGGATAACCACTCTTGGACGCGGAGGATCTGACACGACGGCCGTAGCTCTTGCAGCAGCATTAAAAGCAGATCGGTGTGACATCTATACAGATGTAACGGGGGTATTTACTACTGATCCTCGGTATGTAAAAAACGCGAGAAAACTTTATTCAATTTCATACGATGAAATGCTGGAACTAGCTAACCTAGGCGCAGGTGTTTTACATCCTAGAGCCGTTGAATTTGCCAAGAATCATCATATACCGCTTGAAGTCCGCTCAAGTACAGCACAAGAAAAAGGAACATTGATAGAGGAGGAAGCAACGATGGAGCAGAATTTAATTGTTAGAGGAATCGCATTTGAGGATCGAATTACCCGAGTCACAATTTATGGATTGGCTGGGAGTTTAGGAACATTATCTACAATCTTCACTACACTTGCAAAGAATCAGATAAATGTTGATATCATTATTCAGAGTATGACAGAGCATGACATGAATAATTTATCATTTTCTATTAAAAGCGAAGATGTCTCAAACCTGCTTGAGGTGCTTGAAGCGAATAAAGAAATGATGCCGTTTCAAAGAGTTGAAACAGAAACCAATCTGGCGAAAGTTTCAATCGTCGGTTCAGGAATGATTTCAAATCCGGGTGTAGCAGCAGAAATGTTTGAAGTCCTAGCTGAAGCAAAAATCCAGATAAAAATGGTCAGTACTTCTGAAATCAAAGTATCGACCGTTATCAATGAAAAAGAAATGGTTACAGCAGTAGAAGCATTACATGAAGCGTTTAATCTGGATGAACGCAAACCGGTAGAAGTATTGTAA
- the uvrC gene encoding excinuclease ABC subunit UvrC — MNQRIKDKLAILPDQPGCYLMKDRQGTIIYVGKAKVLKNRVRSYFNGSHDGKTLRLVNEIEDFEYIVTSSNIEALILELTLIKKHDPKYNVMLKDDKTYPFIKLTAEKHPKLIITRKVKKDSGKYFGPYPNVIAANETKKLLDRIYPLRKCNTLPDRVCLYYHLGQCLAPCVFDVPQQEYKKIVTDITRFLNGGYKEIKAELTEKMHAAAEALDFERAKEYRDKIAHIEITMEKQKMMSTDFTDRDIFGYAYDKGWMCVQVFFVRQGKLIERDVSLFPIYDEPEEEILTYLGQFYTKPNHFKPKEILVSEAVDGEMAEKLLQVKVIHPKRGQKKDMLQLANKNASIALQEKFSLIDRDEERTIKAVENLGQRLGIYTPHRIEAFDNSNIQGTDPVSALVVFIDGKPEKREYRKYKIKTVSGPDDYETMREVVRRRYTRVLKEGLPLPDLIIIDGGKGHVDGVRDILENELGLEVPLAGLVKDEKHRTSSLMIGNPLEIVPLDRSSQEFYLLQRIQDEVHRFAITFHRQLRGKSAFQSLLDEIPGVGEKRKKQLLKHFGSIKKMREAGVTEFLEAGMPQSVAEEIARKLQE; from the coding sequence ATGAATCAAAGAATTAAGGATAAGCTTGCAATTCTTCCTGACCAGCCTGGCTGCTATTTGATGAAAGACAGGCAAGGTACGATTATTTATGTCGGGAAAGCAAAAGTTTTAAAAAATAGAGTTCGTTCTTATTTCAATGGGTCGCATGATGGAAAAACACTAAGGCTTGTTAATGAAATTGAGGATTTTGAATACATCGTTACCTCATCGAATATTGAAGCGTTGATTTTAGAACTGACGTTAATTAAAAAGCATGACCCAAAATATAATGTGATGCTGAAAGATGATAAAACGTACCCGTTTATAAAGTTGACTGCCGAAAAACATCCAAAGTTAATTATTACTAGGAAAGTGAAAAAAGATTCAGGAAAGTATTTTGGACCTTATCCGAATGTAATAGCTGCTAATGAAACAAAGAAGCTGCTTGATCGAATTTATCCGTTGCGAAAATGCAACACGCTGCCAGATCGAGTGTGTCTCTATTATCATTTGGGGCAATGTCTGGCACCTTGTGTCTTTGATGTTCCACAACAAGAGTATAAAAAGATTGTAACGGATATTACTCGTTTCCTAAATGGCGGCTATAAAGAGATTAAAGCCGAGCTGACAGAGAAAATGCATGCTGCGGCAGAGGCTCTTGATTTTGAGCGGGCTAAAGAGTACCGCGATAAAATTGCCCATATTGAGATTACCATGGAAAAACAAAAGATGATGTCTACTGATTTTACCGATCGTGATATTTTTGGTTATGCCTATGATAAGGGCTGGATGTGTGTTCAGGTGTTTTTTGTAAGACAAGGGAAGTTAATTGAACGAGATGTTTCTTTATTTCCTATATATGATGAGCCGGAAGAAGAAATTTTGACCTATCTGGGCCAATTTTATACGAAACCTAATCATTTTAAACCAAAGGAAATTCTAGTGTCTGAAGCTGTCGATGGTGAGATGGCTGAAAAGTTACTTCAAGTTAAAGTGATTCATCCAAAACGCGGTCAGAAGAAGGATATGCTGCAGCTGGCAAATAAAAATGCTTCGATTGCCCTTCAAGAGAAGTTCTCTTTAATTGATCGGGATGAAGAACGAACGATTAAAGCCGTGGAGAACCTTGGTCAACGATTAGGAATCTATACACCACATCGTATAGAGGCTTTCGATAATTCGAATATCCAAGGAACTGATCCAGTTTCCGCACTGGTTGTATTTATTGATGGAAAGCCTGAAAAGCGTGAGTATCGGAAATATAAAATTAAAACGGTATCGGGTCCAGATGATTATGAAACGATGCGTGAAGTCGTCAGACGTAGATATACTCGAGTCTTAAAAGAAGGCTTACCGCTTCCAGACTTAATCATTATTGATGGAGGAAAAGGTCATGTGGATGGAGTTCGAGATATTTTAGAGAATGAACTAGGGCTTGAAGTTCCTCTCGCTGGTCTTGTTAAGGATGAGAAGCACCGTACGTCCTCACTGATGATTGGCAATCCGCTTGAAATTGTACCACTGGATCGGAGCAGTCAGGAATTTTATCTGCTGCAAAGAATACAAGATGAGGTCCATCGATTTGCGATTACATTCCATCGACAACTTCGTGGAAAAAGTGCCTTTCAATCTTTACTTGATGAGATTCCGGGTGTCGGAGAAAAACGTAAAAAACAGCTGTTGAAGCATTTTGGATCGATAAAAAAAATGCGTGAGGCTGGGGTTACAGAGTTTTTGGAGGCAGGAATGCCGCAGAGCGTAGCTGAGGAAATTGCAAGAAAATTGCAAGAATAG
- the trxA gene encoding thioredoxin: MAIVHSTDQSFTTDTEKGLVLADFWAPWCGPCKMIAPVLEELDSELGETVKIVKVDVDENQETAGKFGVMSIPTLIVLKDGEVVDKVVGFQPKEALSELLAKHS; the protein is encoded by the coding sequence ATGGCTATTGTACATTCAACTGACCAATCATTCACTACAGATACTGAAAAAGGCCTCGTACTTGCAGATTTCTGGGCACCATGGTGCGGACCTTGTAAAATGATCGCTCCTGTTCTTGAAGAATTAGATTCAGAACTAGGCGAAACAGTTAAGATCGTTAAAGTCGATGTTGACGAAAACCAAGAAACAGCTGGTAAATTTGGAGTTATGAGTATCCCAACTTTAATCGTTCTTAAAGACGGCGAAGTTGTAGACAAAGTGGTTGGTTTCCAACCGAAAGAAGCCCTTTCAGAGCTTCTTGCAAAACATTCTTAA
- a CDS encoding electron transfer flavoprotein subunit alpha/FixB family protein: MARKFLILGETREGSLRNVSFEAIGAAKLAADGGKIVGVLIGDGIQSLGAELIQYGADRVVTVEDEKLSQYTSDGYAQAILAVIETEKPEGIIFGHTALGKDLAPRIASKLNSGLISDVTSIEETGGNLVFTRPIYSGKAFEKKIVTDGIIFATIRPNNIDPVEKDETRTGDTTSLNVEIKDLRAIIKDVVRKATEGVDLSEAKVVISGGRGVKSEEGFEPLKELADVLGGAIGASRGACDADYCDYSLQIGQTGKVVTPDLYIACGISGAIQHLAGMSNSKVIVAINKDPEANIFKVADYGIVGDLFEIVPLLTEEFKKLKVNA; encoded by the coding sequence ATGGCAAGAAAATTTCTCATTTTAGGGGAGACACGTGAAGGTTCTCTCAGAAACGTATCGTTTGAAGCAATTGGAGCGGCTAAACTAGCAGCAGACGGCGGCAAAATCGTAGGGGTATTAATTGGTGACGGCATCCAATCTCTTGGAGCAGAACTGATTCAATACGGAGCGGACCGCGTTGTGACGGTTGAAGATGAAAAGCTTAGCCAATATACATCTGACGGATATGCACAAGCGATCCTTGCAGTTATAGAAACAGAAAAACCGGAAGGCATTATTTTTGGACATACGGCACTAGGAAAAGACCTTGCACCCCGTATTGCAAGTAAATTAAACTCTGGTTTAATTTCTGACGTAACTTCTATCGAAGAAACGGGCGGCAACTTAGTCTTTACTCGTCCTATCTATTCCGGTAAAGCATTCGAAAAGAAAATTGTGACTGATGGAATCATCTTTGCGACAATCCGTCCTAACAACATCGATCCAGTAGAAAAGGATGAAACCCGCACTGGGGACACAACTTCTCTAAATGTTGAAATTAAAGATCTGCGTGCCATCATTAAAGATGTAGTAAGAAAAGCAACAGAGGGCGTTGACCTTTCTGAAGCAAAAGTTGTTATTTCCGGCGGACGCGGAGTCAAGAGTGAAGAAGGATTCGAACCACTTAAAGAACTAGCTGACGTCCTAGGTGGAGCCATTGGTGCTTCACGTGGAGCATGTGACGCAGACTACTGTGACTACTCCCTGCAAATTGGCCAAACAGGTAAAGTCGTTACTCCAGACCTTTACATTGCATGCGGTATTTCCGGAGCCATTCAGCATTTAGCCGGAATGTCCAACTCAAAAGTAATCGTTGCCATTAACAAAGATCCAGAAGCAAACATCTTCAAAGTAGCCGACTACGGTATTGTAGGTGACCTATTTGAAATCGTTCCATTACTAACCGAAGAATTCAAAAAACTAAAAGTCAACGCATAA